Proteins co-encoded in one Malus sylvestris chromosome 7, drMalSylv7.2, whole genome shotgun sequence genomic window:
- the LOC126629614 gene encoding ABC transporter G family member 24-like: MISKGANFGTFVSVGVLVLCWVHFVECQDVGDYDQIDNPAVIPLITQIVYGRISNVTAVLSRQISNRSSFCVKNPEADWNEAFNFSSNVDFLTSCIQKTKGDVTRRLCTAAEMKFYFNSFFEKSETANYLRPNKNCNLTSWISGCQPGWACRVGPNEQVDLENSQDIPARTQSCQPCCEGFFCPHGLTCMISCPSGSYCPQATLNKSTGVCEPYNYQLPPGQPNHTCGGANLWADVGSSSEVFCSAGSYCPTTVKSIPCSSGHYCRMGSTSEKRCFALTSCNPNTANQNMHAYGIMLIAGLSTLLLIIYNCSDQVLTTRGRKRAKSREAAARSARETAKARQRWKSAKDAAKKHASGLQAHLSHTFSRKKDSSELEKLKMLTQSRSDTDDDLLISPHPSRSGVSQSSPVPSEGKKKEPTELMQIMHKIEEDPEGYEGFSIGAEDTNVGNVPKGKTINTHSQIFKYAYGQLEKEKAQLQEYKDLTFSGVVKMATNNEIRKRPLIEISFKDLTLTLKAKNKHLLRCVTGKIRPGRITAVMGPSGAGKTTFLSALAGKAIGCNRTGLILINGKNTSIHSYKKIVGFVPQDDIVHGNLTVEENLWFSAKCRLSVDLPKPDKVLVVERVIESLGLQTVRGSLVGTVEKRGISGGQRKRVNVGLEMVMEPSLLILDEPTSGLDSASSQLLLRALRREALEGVNICMVVHQPSYALFKMFDDMVLLAKGGLTVYHGPAKKVEEYFAGLGINVPDRVNPPDHFIDILEGIVATERSSGVSYDELPIRWMLHNGYSVPPEMRQSATGLAMSSMDENSNRETNSSVDDMMEQSFVGEVWQDVKSTVDLHRDKIQLNFLKSKDLSNRRIPGLFLQYRYFLGRVGKQRLREARMQAVDYLILFLAGACLGSLSNVSEQTFGAGGYTYTIIAVSLLCKIAALRSFSLDRLHYWRESASGMSSLAYFLAKDTIDHFNTVIKPVVYLSMFYFFTNPRSRFADNYVVLVCLVYCVTGIAYALAIFFEQGAAQLLSVLLPVVLTLIATRQQDSEFMKILAKLCYPRWALEALVTANAERYAGVWLITRCGSLLKAGYNLHNWNLCIIILTFIGVVSRAIAFFCMVTFQKK, encoded by the exons GTGACGTTACGCGGCGGTTGTGTACAGCAGCTGAAATGAAGTTCTACTTCAATAGTTTCTTTGAAAAATCTGAGACTGCAAATTACTTAAGACCGAACAAGAACTGCAATTTGACCTCATGGATTTCTGGGTGTCAGCCAGGATGGGCTTGTCGTGTTGGCCCAAATGAGCAGGTTGACCTCGAAAATTCACAGGACATCCCTGCCAGGACTCAGAGCTGCCAACCTTGTTGTGAGGGTTTCTTTTGCCCCCATGGTCTTACGTGCATGATAT CTTGCCCATCAGGTTCTTATTGTCCCCAAGCAACGCTGAACAAATCCACCGGTGTGTGTGAACC ATACAATTATCAATTACCTCCGGGGCAACCAAATCATACTTGTGGAGGAGCAAATTTATGGGCTGATGTTGGTAGTAGTAGTGAAGTCTTTTGTTCAGCTGGATCATATTGCCCAACCACCGTGAAAAGCATTCCTTGTAGTAGCGG ACACTACTGCAGGATGGGTTCTACATCTGAGAAAC GCTGCTTCGCTTTGACTTCCTGCAATCCAAACACTGCAAatcaaaatatgcatgcataTGGAATAATGCTAATT GCAGGTTTGAGTACTCTGCTACTTATTATATACAATTGTTCAGATCAAGTTCTGACCACTAGGGGGAGGAAACGGGCTAAATCCCGAGAAGCAGCAGCCAGAAGTGCAAGGGAAACAGCAAAAGCACGCCAAAGATGGAAATCTGCAAAAGATGCTGCTAAGAAGCATGCAAGTGGATTACAAGCTCACTTATCACATACATTTTCTCGAAAAAAGGACAGCTCAGAACTTGAGAAACTTAAGATGTTGACTCAATCTAGATCTGACACAGATGATGACCTTTTGATATCACCACATCCAAGTAGATCCGGTGTTTCTCAGTCCTCACCTGTGCCAtcagaaggaaagaaaaaggaacCTACTGAGCTCATGCAGATTATGCATAAAATTGAAGAAGACCCTGAGGGTTATGAAGGTTTCAGTATTGGAGCTGAGGATACGAATGTAGGAAATGTGCCAAAAGGAAAGACGATCAATACTCATAGCCAAATTTTCAAGTATGCTTATGGTCAACTTGAGAAAGAGAAGGCTCAGCTGCAAGAGTACAAGGACCTAACCTTCTCGGGGGTGGTTAAAATGGCTACTAATAACGAAATAAGGAAACGGCCTCTCATTGAGATTTCTTTCAAAGACCTAACGCTTACTTTGAAAGCAAAAAACAAGCATCTACTGAGGTGTGTAACTGGTAAAATTAGGCCTGGCCGCATCACTGCTGTTATGGGTCCATCAGGGGCTGGAAAAACAACGTTTCTTTCTGCCCTAGCTGGAAAAGCAATTGGATGCAATAGGACTGGTTTAATTCTCATAAATGGAAAGAATACATCAATCCATTCGTATAAAAAAATCGTAGGGTTTGTGCCGCAAGATGATATCGTGCACGGAAACTTGACTGTGGAAGAGAATCTATGGTTCAGTGCTAAGTGCAG attaTCCGTGGACTTACCAAAACCGGACAAAGTTTTAGTGGTTGAAAGAGTTATCGAGTCCTTGGGGCTTCAAACAGTACGTGGTTCCTTAGTTGGAACGGTAGAGAAGCGAGGAATTTCTGGAGGCCAGAGGAAACGTGTAAATGTTGGCTTGGAAATGGTTATGGAACCTTCACTTTTGATTTTGGATGAGCCCACATCCGGTCTAGACAGCGCCTCTTCTCAGCTACTTCTTAGAGCACTTAGACGGGAAGCTCTTGAAGGGGTAAACATCTGCATGGTGGTTCACCAGCCTAG CTATGCCTTGTTCAAGATGTTTGATGATATGGTACTCCTGGCAAAAGGTGGTCTTACTGTTTATCATGGACCAGCAAAGAAAGTAGAAGAATACTTTGCAGGCCTTGGGATCAATGTCCCAGACCGAGTCAACCCTCCAGACCACTTCATTGACATTTTAGAGGGTATAGTCGCAACGGAAAGAAGCTCGGGAGTGAGTTATGATGAGCTTCCCATCAGATGGATGCTTCATAATGGGTACTCAGTACCTCCTGAGATGAGGCAGAGTGCCACCGGACTCGCAATGTCATCGATGGATGAAAATTCAAATCGTGAAACAAATTCTTCTGTTGATGATATGATGGAACAGTCTTTTGTCGGAGAGGTATGGCAAGATGTGAAAAGTACCGTGGATCTGCATCGTGATAAGATACAGCTTAATTTCTTGAAATCCAAGGATTTATCGAACCGGAGAATTCCAGGTTTATTTCTACAGTACAGATACTTCCTGGGCAG AGTTGGTAAGCAGAGACTACGGGAAGCTCGCATGCAAGCAGtggattatttgattttatttcttGCTGGAGCCTGCTTAGGATCACTTTCAAATGTCAGCGAGCAGACCTTTGGTGCAGGCGGTTACACTTATACTATTATTGCAGTTT CTCTACTGTGCAAAATTGCGGCTTTGAGGTCGTTTTCTCTAGACAGATTACACTATTGGAGAGAGAGCGCTTCGGGGATGAGCAGCTTGGCTTATTTCCTGGCTAAGGATACTATTGATCATTTTAATACAGTGATCAAACCTGTAGTGTATTTGTCCATGTTCTACTTCTTTACCAACCCAAGATCTAGGTTTGCAGATAACTATGTTGTTCTGGTCTGCCTCGTGTATTGTGTAACTGGTATAGCCTACGCGTTAGCAATCTTTTTCGAACAAGGTGCAGCCCAACTA TTATCGGTACTTCTTCCAGTTGTTTTGACTCTTATAGCAACACGGCAGCAAGATAGTGAATTTATGAAGATTTTAGCTAAGTTGTGCTACCCGAGGTGGGCTTTGGAGGCATTAGTGACTGCAAATGCTGAAAG GTATGCCGGAGTATGGCTGATAACTCGCTGCGGGTCACTTCTAAAAGCCGGCTATAATCTTCATAACTGGAATCTTTGTATAATCATCCTAACATTCATCGGTGTAGTTAGTCGGGCGATAGCATTCTTTTGTATGGTGACATTTCAGAAGAAGTGA
- the LOC126630209 gene encoding pectinesterase/pectinesterase inhibitor PPE8B-like translates to MEAFEGTNSILAGGLKQVTTSIHGLLGMLHAHQTADFVGSIRTSKHIRPWLQRPNFVVSHDGSGDFKLISDAITAAPDHSRQYFIIFVKRGVYYEYVNIGAKKSNLVLVGEGMDNTIISGNRSNGTGWGTSDSATFTVKADGFIAVNIGFVNTAGPYKMQAVALRSQGDRSAFFQCSISGYQDTLLVHDGRQFYRMCKISGTVDFIFGYGTAVFQKCTIISKQNGKGGRNEITAHGRFNQNDPTGFSFQFCNIVHDNSHGTVSVENQTPTYLGRPWGNCSRTVFMQSQLDAVIRPEGWHEWSGDFGLKTLYYGEYMNEGLGSNLSHRVKWPGYHVITDPSVADQFTVAKFIGGNSWLPSTGIPYAPGLLKDR, encoded by the exons ATGGAAGCCTTCGAAGGAACCAACTCCATTCTTGCAGGAGGCCTCAAACAAGTGACCACATCAATACATGGCCTTCTTGGCATGTTGCACGCGCACCAAACAGCTGATTTTGTTGGCTCTATTCGGACGTCTAAACACATTAGACCTTGGCTGCAGAGACCAAACTTCGTCGTTTCTCACGACGGGAGTGGAGATTTCAAGCTAATATCCGACGCCATCACGGCTGCACCCGATCATAGCCGGCAGTACTTTATAATTTTTGTTAAGAGAGGAGTTTACTATGAGTACGTGAATATTGGTGCCAAAAAGTCTAATCTGGTTTTGGTTGGAGAGGGCATGGACAATACTATCATATCTGGCAACAGAAGCAATGGGACTGGTTGGGGCACATCTGATTCAGCAACATTCA CTGTAAAAGCCGACGGTTTCATTGCCGTCAACATTGGTTTTGTGAACACAGCAGGACCATACAAGATGCAGGCAGTTGCACTCCGGTCCCAAGGAGATCGATCAGCTTTCTTCCAGTGCAGTATAAGTGGGTACCAAGACACATTGCTAGTGCATGACGGCCGCCAGTTCTACCGAATGTGCAAAATAAGTGGCACAGTTGACTTCATCTTTGGCTACGGCACTGCCGTCTTCCAAAAATGTACAATTATTTCCAAGCAAAACGGTAAAGGTGGCCGAAACGAGATCACTGCTCATGGTCGCTTTAATCAAAACGACCCCACGGGCTTCTCTTTCCAGTTTTGTAACATTGTACATGATAATTCACATGGTACTGTATCTGTTGAGAATCAAACTCCCACGTACTTGGGTCGACCTTGGGGAAATTGCTCACGTACTGTTTTCATGCAGTCACAATTAGATGCAGTTATAAGGCCAGAGGGTTGGCATGAATGGAGTGGAGATTTTGGGCTGAAAACTCTGTATTATGGTGAGTACATGAATGAGGGGTTGGGTTCGAACCTTTCGCACCGGGTCAAATGGCCAGGTTACCATGTGATTACTGACCCATCTGTGGCTGATCAGTTTA